The following proteins come from a genomic window of Candidatus Binatia bacterium:
- the rpsE gene encoding 30S ribosomal protein S5 has protein sequence MARRDSQQGQAADSEFKERVVHINRVAKVVKGGRRFSFSALVVVGDGGGRVGYGVGKAKEVPEAIRKAVERARKQMVRIPMAKGTIPYAVQGDFGAGSVFLRPASDGTGIIAGGGIRAVVELAGIQNVLTKCLGSHNPHNMVKATMAALAQLDDPAQIAARRGKELSQLVH, from the coding sequence ATGGCACGACGAGATTCTCAGCAGGGACAGGCCGCCGACTCCGAGTTCAAGGAGCGGGTGGTTCACATCAACCGTGTGGCCAAGGTCGTCAAGGGTGGACGCCGCTTCAGCTTCAGCGCGCTGGTCGTCGTCGGCGACGGCGGCGGGCGGGTCGGCTACGGAGTTGGCAAGGCGAAGGAAGTGCCCGAGGCGATCCGCAAGGCGGTCGAGCGTGCACGCAAGCAGATGGTGCGAATCCCGATGGCCAAGGGCACGATCCCGTACGCGGTGCAGGGCGACTTCGGCGCCGGCAGCGTGTTCCTGCGCCCGGCCAGCGACGGTACCGGCATCATCGCCGGCGGCGGAATCCGCGCGGTCGTCGAGTTGGCGGGAATCCAGAACGTGCTGACCAAGTGCCTCGGTTCGCACAACCCTCACAACATGGTCAAGGCGACGATGGCTGCGCTGGCCCAGCTCGATGATCCGGCCCAGATCGCGGCGCGCCGCGGCAAGGAGCTCAGCCAACTCGTCCACTGA
- the rplR gene encoding 50S ribosomal protein L18, translating to MDVSRDRREGRGFRHARVRKRVRGTASRPRLSVFRSNRYLYVQIISDDTGHTLAAASTVTGGKGNVGAAQQLGRDIAERCKQLSIAEVVFDRGGYKYHGRVRALADAAREAGLKF from the coding sequence ATGGATGTCTCCAGGGATCGAAGGGAAGGACGCGGCTTTCGCCATGCGAGGGTTCGCAAGCGCGTGCGCGGCACCGCTTCGCGGCCGCGCCTGTCGGTGTTCCGCTCGAACCGTTACCTCTACGTGCAGATCATCTCGGACGACACCGGCCACACGCTGGCCGCGGCCTCTACGGTGACCGGCGGCAAAGGCAACGTCGGCGCGGCCCAGCAGCTCGGCCGCGACATCGCCGAGCGCTGCAAGCAGCTTTCGATCGCCGAGGTCGTCTTCGACCGCGGTGGCTACAAGTACCACGGCCGCGTGCGCGCGCTTGCAGACGCCGCCCGCGAGGCAGGACTGAAGTTCTAG
- the rplO gene encoding 50S ribosomal protein L15, with protein sequence MQLDSMKPAPGSRTKRKRVGRGPGSGLGKTSGKGHKGLLARSGGTNSPGFEGGQMPLARRLPKFGFKNISRVAYQVINVGELASRFEAGAVVDQDSLRERGLAMRNLPVKILGNGTLDRALTVHADAFSASAKAAIEAAGGRADTLAELAESGQD encoded by the coding sequence ATGCAACTCGACTCGATGAAGCCGGCTCCCGGATCGCGCACGAAGCGCAAGCGTGTGGGCCGCGGCCCCGGCTCGGGCCTCGGCAAGACCTCGGGCAAGGGCCACAAGGGACTTCTCGCGCGTTCGGGCGGAACCAATTCGCCCGGCTTCGAAGGCGGCCAGATGCCTCTGGCACGCCGTCTGCCGAAGTTCGGTTTCAAGAACATCAGCCGCGTCGCCTACCAGGTGATCAACGTCGGTGAGCTTGCCTCGCGCTTCGAGGCCGGCGCCGTCGTCGACCAGGACTCGCTGAGGGAGCGGGGCCTGGCCATGCGCAACCTGCCGGTGAAAATCCTCGGCAACGGCACGCTCGACCGCGCGCTCACCGTGCACGCCGACGCGTTCTCCGCTTCCGCCAAGGCCGCGATCGAGGCGGCGGGCGGCCGCGCCGACACTCTGGCCGAGCTGGCCGAGAGCGGACAGGACTGA
- the rpmD gene encoding 50S ribosomal protein L30, translating to MATEKMVKLTLTGGMRGTTERQRATLRGLGLTRMGRTVVLRETAPVAGMIAKVQHLVKVEG from the coding sequence ATGGCTACGGAGAAAATGGTGAAGCTCACGCTGACCGGCGGTATGCGCGGCACGACCGAGCGCCAGCGCGCGACGCTGCGCGGCCTTGGTCTTACGCGCATGGGACGCACGGTGGTCCTGCGCGAGACCGCGCCGGTGGCGGGAATGATCGCGAAGGTGCAGCACCTCGTGAAGGTGGAGGGCTGA